In Bacillus sp. DX3.1, the following proteins share a genomic window:
- a CDS encoding TIGR01777 family oxidoreductase — MNIAISGGTGFIGKPLSQFLSMKGHTIYILTRQARNNTTKSNIQYIQWDATSNTFPLSSVDVVINLAGESINNGRWTKQQKDNIITSRIHTTKGLIHQLQTMQTKPHTFINASAIGYYGTSETKSFTEQSREYGNDFLATTVKLWEKEADQATSLGIRTVYTRFGIVLGKDGGALPKMLLPYQLFSGGTIGSGNQWLSWIHLDDAIRMIHFAIETKEIEGPLNITAPEPATMKEFGKMLASVMHRPHWLPVPAFALQTLLGEMSMLVLQGQHVLPDKAVQHGYQHSFPTLKQALQNIILHKQ; from the coding sequence TTGAATATCGCGATTTCTGGAGGAACTGGATTTATCGGCAAACCATTATCTCAGTTTTTAAGCATGAAAGGGCATACGATTTATATTCTCACCCGGCAAGCACGGAACAATACTACCAAATCCAACATTCAATACATACAATGGGATGCCACTTCGAACACATTTCCTCTCTCTTCTGTTGATGTTGTTATTAATCTAGCAGGAGAGTCTATTAATAATGGTCGCTGGACAAAACAACAGAAAGACAATATTATAACGAGCCGGATTCACACAACAAAAGGTCTCATTCATCAATTACAAACAATGCAAACGAAGCCCCATACTTTTATTAACGCCAGTGCAATTGGCTATTATGGTACATCTGAGACAAAAAGCTTTACAGAACAAAGTAGAGAATATGGAAATGATTTTTTAGCAACCACGGTGAAATTATGGGAAAAAGAAGCAGATCAAGCTACTTCTCTCGGAATTCGAACTGTATATACACGCTTTGGCATTGTTCTTGGAAAAGATGGTGGAGCTCTTCCAAAAATGCTGCTTCCCTATCAATTATTTAGTGGCGGAACAATTGGTTCAGGTAATCAGTGGCTTTCTTGGATTCATCTTGACGATGCCATTCGTATGATTCATTTTGCAATAGAAACAAAAGAAATAGAAGGTCCTCTCAACATTACAGCTCCAGAGCCTGCAACAATGAAAGAGTTTGGAAAAATGCTTGCCAGTGTCATGCATCGCCCCCATTGGCTTCCTGTTCCAGCATTTGCATTGCAAACTTTATTAGGAGAAATGAGTATGCTTGTGTTACAAGGACAGCATGTTTTGCCTGATAAAGCCGTGCAACATGGATATCAGCATTCTTTTCCAACATTAAAACAGGCATTACAAAATATTATATTGCATAAACAGTAG